One Actinomycetota bacterium DNA window includes the following coding sequences:
- a CDS encoding UbiA-like polyprenyltransferase has product MRGGLSMGLNKISIFFQMIKFEHTVFALPFAYMSAFLAVEGMPLFRDFFWITVAMVGARTLAMSLNRLIDREIDARNPRTSKRALPRGLLSTREVVLFSLISFFFFMMAVYELAPLCRYLWPLVVIPFIIYPYTKRFTWTSHFLLGLCLGLAPLGAWVAIRNGLTLVPILLGLAVCFWVAGFDIIYSCQDFKIDREQGLYSIPARFGIKKGLQVTALLHVLTVIFLIGVGLSTSAGIFYYIGVIIVAFLLAYENRLVSPDDLSRVNEAFFTTNGFISILMFVFTVLSLCF; this is encoded by the coding sequence ATGAGAGGTGGCTTGAGTATGGGCTTGAATAAAATTAGTATATTTTTCCAAATGATAAAGTTCGAGCACACGGTATTTGCCCTTCCCTTCGCTTATATGAGTGCATTTTTAGCCGTGGAAGGTATGCCTCTCTTTAGGGATTTTTTCTGGATTACCGTAGCCATGGTAGGCGCTCGCACCTTGGCCATGTCCTTGAATCGTTTGATAGATAGAGAGATAGATGCTCGAAACCCCAGAACTTCTAAGCGCGCTCTCCCACGGGGATTGCTTTCCACAAGAGAAGTGGTACTTTTCTCCTTGATTTCCTTTTTCTTTTTCATGATGGCGGTTTATGAGTTGGCTCCCCTTTGCCGATATCTCTGGCCCCTGGTGGTCATTCCCTTCATCATTTATCCTTACACCAAGAGATTCACCTGGACTAGCCATTTTTTATTGGGTCTTTGCTTGGGGCTGGCTCCCTTGGGTGCTTGGGTGGCCATAAGGAATGGTCTTACTCTGGTGCCAATCTTGCTCGGATTAGCCGTATGCTTCTGGGTGGCGGGTTTTGACATCATTTATTCATGTCAGGATTTTAAGATAGACAGAGAGCAGGGGCTTTATTCCATTCCAGCCCGTTTTGGGATTAAAAAGGGACTTCAAGTGACGGCTCTTCTACACGTATTGACCGTAATTTTCCTCATTGGTGTGGGTTTATCGACGAGTGCAGGGATATTTTATTATATCGGTGTCATAATAGTGGCTTTTTTGCTTGCCTATGAGAATCGCCTCGTATCTCCGGATGATCTATCCAGGGTTAATGAGGCTTTCTTCACCACCAATGGTTTTATCAGTATCTTAATGTTCGTCTTCACCGTTTTAAGTCTCTGTTTCTAA
- a CDS encoding flavin prenyltransferase UbiX: MSSYILAVTGASGTIYGKRLVEVLLSKDHRVKLLISKPGEEVLAHELDFQLEGDEKEKERRLKEWLGLKYNDPSLEYIDYLNFSAPICSGSCKTDGMIIIPCSMSTVAGVAQGISSNLIQRAADVMLKERRPLILVPRETPLNEIHLRNMLILVQAGAFIVPAMPGFYHRPQNIDDLVDFIVGRVLDILGIEHDLYPPWGG, encoded by the coding sequence GTGTCCAGCTATATCCTGGCTGTAACGGGAGCGAGCGGAACGATATATGGAAAGCGCCTCGTTGAGGTGCTTCTTTCAAAAGATCATCGAGTTAAGCTTTTAATCTCCAAACCGGGTGAGGAAGTCCTGGCTCACGAGCTCGATTTTCAATTGGAGGGGGATGAGAAGGAGAAAGAAAGACGGCTAAAGGAGTGGTTGGGATTAAAATACAATGATCCCAGTTTGGAGTACATCGATTACCTCAACTTCAGTGCACCCATCTGTAGTGGATCTTGCAAGACGGATGGGATGATAATCATCCCCTGTAGTATGTCAACGGTGGCCGGGGTAGCCCAGGGGATTTCCTCAAATCTCATCCAGCGAGCAGCCGATGTGATGTTAAAGGAGAGAAGACCTCTCATTCTCGTTCCTCGGGAGACTCCCTTAAATGAGATACATCTGAGGAATATGCTTATTCTCGTCCAAGCGGGGGCTTTTATCGTCCCGGCCATGCCCGGTTTTTATCATCGACCGCAGAACATAGATGATTTGGTGGACTTTATAGTGGGCAGGGTCCTGGATATTTTGGGCATAGAACATGATCTTTACCCGCCCTGGGGAGGATAA